A part of Winslowiella toletana genomic DNA contains:
- a CDS encoding carboxymuconolactone decarboxylase family protein, with product MNRLPPLAEHQWSDEQRQLAEEIINGPRGALLPPFEPLLRSPELMAHAQRMGEYLRYRSALGQRLSELAILLTARHWSQPVEWAIHASVAREKGISASAVQAINEQRRPEDLQDDEWVVYHFCQQLHQQKKVNDDTWQQAITLWGEKGVVDLMGINGYYSFLSMIMNGAQTPVPETRDFIIPA from the coding sequence ATGAACCGTTTACCGCCGCTTGCAGAACATCAATGGAGCGATGAACAACGCCAGCTGGCAGAAGAGATCATTAATGGGCCACGCGGCGCATTGTTGCCGCCTTTTGAACCACTGCTGCGCAGCCCGGAGCTGATGGCTCATGCACAGCGTATGGGAGAATATCTGCGCTATCGTAGCGCCCTGGGGCAACGTCTGTCGGAACTGGCGATTCTGCTCACCGCCCGACACTGGTCGCAGCCAGTGGAATGGGCGATTCACGCCTCTGTCGCGCGTGAAAAAGGGATCTCTGCCAGCGCGGTGCAGGCAATCAATGAACAGCGCCGGCCCGAAGATTTGCAGGATGATGAGTGGGTGGTTTATCACTTCTGCCAGCAGCTGCATCAGCAGAAAAAAGTGAATGACGACACCTGGCAACAGGCCATTACGCTATGGGGCGAAAAAGGTGTGGTCGATCTGATGGGTATTAATGGTTATTACAGCTTTCTTTCAATGATAATGAACGGTGCGCAGACGCCGGTACCCGAAACCCGGGATTTT
- a CDS encoding aspartate aminotransferase family protein, whose product MSQIIHRSLRSTPVVAVSAQAAYITDVSGKRYLDACGGAAVSCLGHGHPEVLAAMHRQIDQLAYAHSSFFTSETVEQLAAQLTRTAPGDLNYAYFVSGGSEAVETALKLARQYFVETGQPERTTFIARKQSYHGNTLGALAVGGNEWRRRQFAPLLMDVVRVSACNEYRDRRDDESQQQYTQRLLNELEEAILSAGPETIIGFCAETVVGATTGATPPTPGYFQGVRHLCDKYGILYIADEVMCGMGRTGTLHAFEQDGVVPDIVTIAKGLGGGYQPIGAVLASEKIVAALQAGSGLFQHGHTYICHATAAAAALAVQQIIARDNLLEQVQQQGAYLHQMLNDVLGELPHVGDTRGRGLFAGVELVQDKASKTPFDPALKLHAAIKAQCMERGLMVYPMGGTVDGQYGDHILIAPPFIVTRPQLDFVVDTLHQVINTETRKLAGHQP is encoded by the coding sequence ATGAGTCAGATCATTCACCGCAGCCTTCGTTCCACGCCAGTTGTGGCGGTGAGCGCGCAGGCAGCTTACATCACGGATGTCAGCGGTAAGCGTTATCTTGATGCCTGCGGGGGAGCTGCCGTCTCTTGCCTTGGGCATGGTCATCCCGAGGTGCTGGCAGCCATGCATCGTCAGATTGATCAACTGGCCTATGCGCATAGCAGCTTTTTTACCAGTGAAACCGTGGAACAGCTCGCCGCGCAACTGACCCGTACCGCACCTGGCGATCTGAATTATGCCTACTTCGTCTCCGGTGGTTCCGAAGCGGTCGAAACCGCTCTGAAACTGGCGCGCCAGTATTTTGTTGAGACTGGACAACCGGAGCGCACCACTTTTATTGCCCGCAAGCAGAGTTATCACGGCAACACCCTTGGCGCACTGGCAGTGGGGGGCAATGAATGGCGTCGCCGTCAGTTTGCTCCGTTGCTGATGGATGTGGTGCGCGTATCGGCGTGTAATGAGTATCGCGATCGCCGCGACGATGAAAGCCAGCAGCAATATACCCAGCGCCTGCTGAACGAACTGGAAGAGGCCATTCTGTCGGCAGGCCCGGAGACAATCATCGGCTTTTGTGCTGAAACCGTGGTCGGCGCCACCACTGGCGCCACGCCGCCAACACCGGGGTACTTTCAGGGCGTGCGCCATTTGTGTGACAAATACGGCATCCTGTATATCGCGGATGAGGTGATGTGCGGTATGGGGCGCACCGGCACCCTGCATGCATTTGAGCAGGATGGCGTAGTGCCGGATATTGTTACTATCGCCAAAGGCTTAGGCGGCGGTTATCAGCCGATTGGCGCGGTGCTGGCGAGCGAAAAGATCGTGGCGGCGTTACAGGCGGGCAGTGGCCTGTTCCAGCACGGGCACACCTATATCTGCCATGCTACGGCGGCGGCGGCGGCACTGGCGGTGCAGCAAATTATTGCGCGCGATAACCTGCTGGAGCAGGTACAGCAGCAGGGAGCGTATCTGCATCAGATGCTGAATGACGTGCTGGGAGAACTGCCACATGTGGGCGACACGCGAGGGCGCGGCTTGTTCGCCGGCGTAGAGTTAGTGCAGGACAAAGCCAGCAAAACACCGTTCGATCCCGCACTGAAGTTACATGCCGCGATTAAAGCGCAATGTATGGAACGCGGGCTGATGGTCTATCCAATGGGCGGCACCGTAGACGGGCAATATGGCGATCATATTCTGATTGCACCGCCGTTTATCGTCACCCGTCCGCAACTCGATTTTGTGGTGGATACCCTGCATCAGGTGATCAACACCGAAACGCGTAAGCTGGCGGGGCATCAGCCATGA